The Rhipicephalus sanguineus isolate Rsan-2018 chromosome 7, BIME_Rsan_1.4, whole genome shotgun sequence genome includes a window with the following:
- the LOC119398792 gene encoding prolyl 4-hydroxylase subunit alpha-1: protein MQESMATEVLNLEDAHYLSLEETHLDRAAAQYRRRLTNRPRIGSRTLFGKFIDACRLYDLQYDLSSTSASGVASLKTLLSAFVAPSSCDWWPADSDIRGVAHGFCKLQRVYEVSVARIMAMISRRLPSVSPQDLSLIARGCYSNAAHGSNTAWSEQALAAAQYIQNSPRNLEVGLWWLQANDARRAALKSKHRHLYPAPPETDVDEYKSVCAENDGLRSTTAQLSCVMWTGDGDPRLILAPLKLEVLSLTPRVVAFADFLTPSEVAYIQDAGHTGLERGTIYVSGNPSGISSYDRISKVSWLYDTEHPFLSSLGRRISLASGLSLESSEAYQVANYGLGGHYTAHNDARDFEQVADELYTRDVNRLATMLLYLTDVSLGGATGFVHLQLAVKPHRGSAFFWYDLAPQSGNDAPIHFSFWHQKKALEELTRHVGCPVLWGTKWIATKWIHERNNVVVRFDCPG from the exons ATGCAGGAATCGATGGCCACCGAGGTTCTCAACTTGGAAGACGCCCATTACTTGTCTCTGGAGGAGACCCACCTGGACCGAGCCGCAGCGCAGTACCGGAGGCGTTTGACTAATCGCCCTCGCATCGGTTCCCGCACGCTCTTTGGAAAATTCATTGACGCGTGCCGCCTGTATGACCTGCAATACGACCTCTCTTCGACGTCGGCGTCTGGCGTCGCGTCGTTGAAGACTCTGTTGTCCGCCTTCGTGGCACCTTCTTCGTGTGACTGGTGGCCTGCCGACAGTGACATCAGGGGTGTTGCCCATGGCTTCTGCAAACTACAGCGAGTCTACGAGGTCTCAGTCGCGCGGATCATGGCAATGATTTCCCGTCGGCTACCGTCTGTTTCGCCGCAAGACCTCAGCCTAATCGCAAGAGGCTGCTACTCCAACGCGGCGCATGGCAGCAATACGGCCTGGTCTGAACAAGCGCTCGCCGCGGCACAGTACATACAGAATAGCCCTCGCAACCTCGAGGTGGGACTCTGGTGGCTTCAGGCCAATGACGCGAGGCGCGCGGCGTTGAAATCAAAGCACCGGCACCTGTATCCAGCCCCGCCGGAGACCGACGTGGACGAATACAAGTCGGTGTGCGCAGAAAATGACGGCTTGCGATCCACTACGGCCCAACTCAGTTGTGTCATGTGGACTGGCGACGGAGACCCCCGGTTAATACTGGCGCCGCTCAAGTTGGAAGTACTGTCCCTCACGCCCCGCGTCGTGGCATTCGCTGACTTCCTCACTCCCTCTGAAGTGGCCTACATTCAGGACGCTGGGCATACTGGTTTGGAGCGAGGAACTATTTACGTCTCGGGTAATCCATCAGGAATATCAAGTTACGACCGCATCAGCAAG GTATCCTGGCTATATGATACTGAGCACCCTTTTCTGAGTTCACTGGGTCGTCGCATCAGCTTGGCCTCGGGCCTGTCGTTGGAGTCTTCCGAGGCTTACCAGGTGGCCAACTATGGGCTTGGCGGACACTACACGGCGCACAACGATGCCAGAGACTTCGAGCAGGTCGCGGACGAATTGTACACGAGGGACGTCAACCGCCTGGCCACCATGCTACTCTACCTGACCGACGTCTCGCTAGGCGGTGCCACTGGGTTCGTTCATTTGCAGCTGGCCGTGAAGCCACACCGTGGCTCGGCCTTCTTCTGGTACGACCTGGCACCGCAGTCGGGTAACGACGCGCCGATACACTTCTCCTTCTGGCACCAGAAGAAAGCACTGGAGGAACTCACGAGACACGTGGGTTGTCCCGTTCTGTGGGGAACCAAGTGGATAGCTACGAAGTGGATTCACGAGCGCAACAATGTTGTGGTGCGCTTTGACTGCCCTGGATAA